Proteins encoded together in one Triticum dicoccoides isolate Atlit2015 ecotype Zavitan chromosome 7B, WEW_v2.0, whole genome shotgun sequence window:
- the LOC119340807 gene encoding chalcone--flavonone isomerase-like, translating into MEDTTFPAGITDMEVGRVVFGASATPPHSSKILFLGGAGERIGPRHGTLKLVTVIGVYLEQSAVPFLTLRWQGKPAEELARSADFFRDIVAGPFDKFTQVTLVDTLTGQEYSDKVTENCVNIWKSSEHYSVDEGHGSAATSELKGIFYPASFPTGSTIFFTHSADGVLQVAFSDDTKVPEQESGRVDSRALSEAVLESTIGDNGVSPLARRSLAFRLCGLINHK; encoded by the exons ATGGAAGACACCACCTTTCCCGCCGGGATCACCGACATGGAGGTTGGCAGAGTCGTCTTCGGCGCGTCCGCGACGCCCCCACACTCATCAAAGATCCTCTTCCTCGGTGGTGCCG GGGAGCGCATCGGGccacgccatggcacgctcaagctGGTGACGGTGATCGGCGTCTATCTGGAGCAGTCGGCCGTGCCGTTCCTAACCCTCAGGTGGCAGGGAAAGCCCGCGGAGGAGCTCGCCCGCTCGGCCGACTTCTTCCGCGACATCGTCGCCG GCCCGTTCGACAAGTTCACGCAGGTCACGCTCGTCGACACCCTGACCGGCCAGGAGTACTCCGACAAGGTGACCGAGAACTGCGTCAACATCTGGAAGTCCTCGGAGCACTATTCGGTCGACGAAGGCCATGGCTCCGCCGCGACAAGCGAGCTCAAGGGGATCTTCTACCCGGCGTCGTTCCCCACCGGCTCGACCATCTTCTTCACGCATTCTGCCGACGGTGTATTACAG GTAGCATTTTCCGACGACACAAAGGTTCCGGAACAAGAGAGCGGCCGGGTTGATAGCAGGGCCCTGTCTGAGGCGGTCCTCGAGTCCACCATCGGCGACAACGGCGTGTCTCCTTTGGCGAGGCGTAGCCTGGCTTTCCGCCTCTGTGGTCTCATAAACCACAAGTGA
- the LOC119341117 gene encoding protochlorophyllide-dependent translocon component 52, chloroplastic-like has protein sequence MAVKVEDSSVNGFASSQGPGYSNFVAPCTYYGSPASKKSEKNKPHIMLVFIIVPVAPGRSRVMWAFPRNFGLWLHKITPRWFDHIGVNAILDSDMYLLHIEERNFAKAGIENWQKSVYVPTSSDGTVVAFRNWFRRYCKFQVGWAAPTVDQLPATPTKDKLMDRYWSHVAQCTSCSAALKAMKALEVALQVASIAVVGLLAVAKGTLLTSVAQRAVVVSAAVLCFAASRWLADFIQKNFYFEDYVHAYK, from the exons ATGGCGGTGAAGGTGGAGGATTCGAGCGTGAACGGGTTCGCGTCGTCGCAGGGCCCCGGCTACTCCAACTTCGTCGCGCCTTGCACGTACTACGGATCGCCGGCCTCCAAGAAATCAGAG AAGAACAAGCCTCACATCATGCTGGTGTTCATCATCGTCCCGGTCGCTCCGGGGAGGAGCAGGGTGATGTGGGCCTTCCCGAGGAACTTCGGCCTCTGGCTGCACAAGATCACGCCGCGGTGGTTCGACCACATCGGCGTCAACGCCATCTTGGATTCCGACATGTATCTCCTCCACATCGAG GAGCGCAATTTCGCTAAGGCGGGCATCGAGAACTGGCAGAAGAGCGTGTACGTGCCCACATCGTCGGACGGCACCGTGGTCGCCTTCAGGAACTGGTTCAGGAGGTACTGCAAGTTCCAGGTCGGCTGGGCGGCCCCGACGGTCGACCAGCTGCCGGCGAcccccaccaaggacaagctcatGGACAGGTACTGGTCGCACGTCGCGCAGTGCACGAGCTGCAGCGCCGCCCTCAAGGCCATGAAGGCgctcgaggtggccctgcaggtggcGTCCATCGCCGTCGTCGGGCTCCTCGCCGTGGCCAAGGGGACGCTGCTCACGTCCGTCGCCCAGCGGGCCGTCGTCGTGTCGGCGGCCGTCCTCTGCTTCGCGGCGTCCCGGTGGCTCGCTGACTTCATCCAGAAGAACTTCTATTTTGAGGACTATGTCCATGCTTACAAGTGA